The Melanotaenia boesemani isolate fMelBoe1 chromosome 12, fMelBoe1.pri, whole genome shotgun sequence genome contains the following window.
CGGGGCTTGATGCAGAAAGAGCTGCCGGGAGCCGTGTTGTTCATAGAGCTGCAGGATTCATAACATGACGACTGGCTCACTGACCGCCCGAGGACATCCCGGCAGGGAACTGAGAAAAAGTAAACGAAACGCACACTTCAAATGGAAAACAGGTTTCGAGTTCAGAAAGACCCTGTTAGCCGGAGCTGGAATAATACTTTTTTACTTATAAAATCCTGTCCTGTGAGCATGAGGCAGTCTTTCCAAATACATCGagaaagtttacatttttacgAAATGTCCCCAAACTCACCACTGAGTAAAGTTTGCTTTCCGCTGCTAGTCTCCACGCAGAGTCCGGGTCTCTCAGGTGTGGACACAGAGCCTTTGTGGCTAGGGACAAACGTGGAGCAGGTGTCGAGGTCCCGGCAGACCCTATTGTGAGTGTAAACCCCGGTGGATTTAGACGGAGTACAGCCCATTTCTCCCAAAGTTAGCACGGATCACCATTGGACACAAAAGACGGTGTCAGAAAGGATGGTAGAGAAGTTTTCATCTGAGGCTGCGACACTTCACTCCTCCCCTGAGCCAAAGACGGCATTTGAAAGATGTTCTTTAATGTGGTGTTGTCTACCACTACATTACAAAAAACACGTTTAGTTGTCTAATTGGACAATTTCTCTTTTAATACCAAGGGTAATGTCATTAGTAATTCTACACTTTGGCAACAGGCAGAATTAAGTCGACTTAAGTCTTATTTTCACggcaattttttaaaaatgttcataaatCAAACACTTTATtcttagaataaaaacaattcaaaatatttaagatGTATACATGGTTTATTAGAGGAAtagccaaaagaaaaatgtttttccaccaAAACTGCTCATTAGCTGGCTCCTTATTCACGGTGAAAATCCACAGGTTAAGTAAACTGAAAAATCCTGCCACAGGCAGTAGGTGTTGACTATAGGGTAGCCTTTAAATGTGTGGTGTGGCTGTGTTTGCTCTGTTCAAACAAGGGTCAGTCTGCCACATTTATTCAGTGTTTAAACCCAAGGAAAAAATACCCAGTCCCACACACGATCATGTCATTTTCCCCCTTTAAAGTGCAGTGTTGCAAAAATAATATGCTACACAGCAAATGCTGTATATAAATTCACACACATCCATTTTCAAAATAGGCCtaagtttatattttgtttgtcatttttaagaAAGCCATAAAATGCACAACAGGGGGAATAGACATAGAGGAGGGACAGCTAATAAAGCTGTGGTTTTGGATGTTGTCCCTGGGCTTGGATATGTGTACTTAAGACAACCCGTTATTACAAACAGTTCCTTCCTGACGAGATTAGATCACGTGCTGGTGTCTGATAAGGTGTCCAACATCATGTCGCTCTCATACATATCACACTCCAGGGTTAATGAGAGTCGAAGAGGCGTCTCCAGCATCATCTTGTCCTGATTGGACACTGGTGTTTCCAATGACGACGTGTTAGTCTCTTCCAACTTGGGTGAAGCCAGACTGTCAGCAGGCTCAGCTGCGTTCAACATCTTCATCAGTGCTGGAGCGCTCAGGTTGCCTCTCACCTTGTCATCGATGTCTGTGCCTTAGTGAAAATAAATGATACACGTTGAACAGATCACAGTGATTTCTTTCAACTAAGCCTATAAATGGCTAAAGTAAAAACagttgatttctttttctacaaaaaaaaagaaaaaatttaatagaaattttCCAGGATAAAACTAACCAATGAAGGCATCCGTGTCACCGATGTACATCTCAATACAGTGGCCAAGCATTGTCACAGAGAAAGTGTCATCCCTTTTCAGCCCAAGTGcctggcaaaaagaaaaaaaaaaaaaatcaaagattaTGGCATTTGGGAAATAAGCTGgaatgtttattattgttatcattatttTCTAATGACAGGTTCAGGGGAgccctgcaaagaaaaaaaagtaacttaCTGTGTGAAAGTAGTCAATAGCACTTTCAAAGTCACCCATGAGTGTGTGCACATATCCTATGGCAGTATAGGTGGAGGCATGCTGTGGAATCAACACCAGTGCTTGACGGTGGTACTCCAGAGCCTGGTCGTATTTCCTACAAAATTCAAACAAGGCAATTTACGAAGGTGTTATTCCtgaatttaactaaatttaaagtGCAGATGTTTTCAGGAATGTAGCAAAAGCTCCTTACTGAGAGATAAATTAATGCTACATGGCTAATATCCATTCCCATGTGTATGTAAGTGTATGTAAGTTGGAGCCTCAGCACAAACTATTTTTTGTAATTAGCAACCATAGTCCTTCTTTCAAGTTTTAGATTTCAATCATTTGaaatttaaagttgtttttttttttatcttttggataTATTGTGATGAGCCAGTGCCAGACAACAGTTTTAGTAGATTAATGAAAACTCACAGCAACAGATATTGTTGGTTTTTATCTTGTGGTGATGGCATCATTATAATCTTACAAGCAcaacataaaactaaaactaaatataaatgatttgtggaaatgattaatttaacatGAGATTATGTAAACCTAGTTATAATAATTATGTAATTCATAACTTCCCCACTCCTTGATGTATACACACTTCATTGCTTCGGTAAAATCTCTAGACTACTTTGTGGTTTGTTCTCAGCTATTTCTGACAGCGGCAGTAAGCACATTTTAAAGCCCCGTTCTGGGCATGCTCAGTACTGCTGCTGCAAATTCTAAAAAAGTCATCAAGTCTGTTTAGTTAATGTATGAAAATGACCAAACAAGCCTTCCTTGTGGATATCTGTACCTTGAAAATGGATGTGACAGTCTGAGTATGGTACATATCAATTAAATAATCAGTTGAGTAATTAAATAGGAAAATTATAAATAGCTTTGtggaacaaaacagaaaattataTCAGATTTTCCACAGACTTAACATTGCATACacagcaacatgtttttaaatatgagaaTACATCCATAATGaacatggggaaaaaaacacttgtGTGTCACATATTATGCAATATAAATGTCACAAGGAGGTGGTAACACAATCCCTGGAAGTGTGATTATGCATGcatattttccattatttaTTTCCAGCAAACCTTGACATAAAAAATAACGTTACAGGTACATTCAGATTGggacttctttatttttttaatgcaaagagaAAACTAGAAAGTATATTTGCTCCATACTTACTTTAGTTTCCGACACACATGACCCAAGTTGTTTAACAGGGGCTCCCACTTGTCCACGGTAACCTTAAATTGATTGAAAAACAGAGTATACAATATGAAGAATTGGCCACATTTTGAACATAGTGACTCTCCCACTTGAATCAGCTGTTACCTCATTTCCAATGGCTTTGATCTTCTCCATAGCATCAAGAAATAACCTCTCAGCTGTCTTCCAGCTGTAACAGTCAAGGAGAAAAACATTATGAAGTCATATGAGGATATAAAAAtgtagggaaaaaaagaaaagaaatatatatatataaggatTATGATATTAGATGTAATTTTAgatataaaaatctaaaactgaTATAAATCTTCTGCTCGGAGTATTTATGACAGCTATGTCCTATTAAAATTCTGTGACATATGTGCATATGTAGCTATACACTTACTCTCCATTTTGAAATGCAACCACTGCCACTTCATGTATGACGAATGGGTCCTCTGGAGCGATACTAAGAGCCTGACTGAAGAAACGTTCTGCCAGCTTGGAGTTGTTGGTTAGACCGTACTCCAGTCCAATGTAAAGCATGGGTAAGTGACACCTAAAGAAAAATAGTTATAATAATCATTTCTTctaattcttcttcttattattattattataaagttGAAACATTTATAATCATTTGCATGGAAAACGATTAGAACATTTCTTTGTTGACTAGCAATAGCCATCAGCAAACTGTTGATACCTTAAAGGGGTGGTGcaaccaaaaatgtgttttttgagtgGTAAACAATGCAGAATTACTCAATTGTGGTGAAAACCACATATATTGTTGATgaaatttgtattattttttatttatttatttaattttgtgggtaaaaatggctcattACACTCTCTACAGGGTTAagccaggttatgtttttcgtgaCAGAGAGGTTATCTTTGTCacgagaacattttaaaaacctcacagcccctccctccagatgcaaacagatgggttctcgccttgcaggcatagaaaaccacaacCACCAACACATATAAAGGGATGTGAACtaatatggtgtagatttgctggtttcagacttctattctttcacagagtttctgataaaAAATTCCTGCagtgggacagatttgtgcttttgaggggtgtaaaagtaacaccggattttattctttacctgctgatcctcatctggtgacagaaaGCACCTCAAATTGTGGCAACAGCAATTTACAGCTGCacatcctgcagctgccacaacctgcctcAAATCTCCActgctttccagagctgctgacaggccagcacaacagcgctaacggctcagactgatacggttcaggaccacctagTTCTTTTGTAGCTGAGGAGAtccaggaggggaaaagtcttctaCCACATATACCactctgtggcgtaggtgctttgtgaatcacccatttgcatcttgccagtgagctgagctgtggtctgtcaatcatttctgtgcatcctgacccgcccactctccactccctgatcaccccacaccacCCACACCACCCACACCACCCACCACAACCCTTGCAgtatcaggcatttttcaaattcagcagtgggtGAAGTTACTCAAAAAGTAGGGAGTGTAGTTACACTTCAAATATATTTTGCAGAACCacggacattttcttttttaaagtgaaatttACTTAACTGAGCTCTTACATTTGCCATTCCTTTTtaatacacccacacataccaAAATAAGCATCTCTCCTGTGGCTTTATGAAATTGAATTAACgaagccatttttatttaataaagccACAGGATAACCGCTTGTGGGGTTTTACTCCTGACAACTAAACTTAGAAGGTACTTATGGACCAAACCGATGTAAAGAACCAGTACCCATGAGAAGCGCCCTGTTGGGTCGCTTCTCACAAATAATACAGCACTTAATGCAATGTTGACTCCACTGTAACTTTTCAGAGGGTCATTTGTTAAACAGTCAAAGTTTTTCATATTCAACCTGAATTTTGTTACGAAGGTTTGGTTAAGTCTCTTCCAAAGTGCAGTtataaaaagagacatttttaacCAGGTTGAGTCTTGacagatattttatttacccACCCTTTCATCAGCTGGGCAGCGGTGAAGTAGGCAGCCATGGCTTGGTCATGCTCGCTCTCCACTGCAAATGAGTGACCGTAGGCTATCCATGCCGGACCATAAGTTCTCTCCAGGGTGGTGGCTTTGCTACAGGATATACAAAATACTCAGTGTCTCTGAATGAAGCTAAATGTAAACAGCCAATCATATGAATTTAAACAGGATGTTCATGCTTTTGATACTGCAAACACATACCTAAGGTATCGCCGAGCGTGTTCGTTTTTGTGGCCAACCATGAGATAGTAGCACCCGACAGCAAACCAGGACACCTGATggataattttatttgattatgaCACACCAAAGTTCTGCAAACAGGTTAAATAAGTGTAATGATTAAAGTAGAAGAACACTCACAGGATTGTTGGGATACAAATCTACCAGTTTGTGTGAGAGATAAAACAACTCTGCagggaaaagaaataaacaaattgataATTTTACCATACATTTAACCTAAATATTCTACAATAACAAATCAGTGTTAGGATTATATTTTCATTACCATTTGCTTTTCCAAGCTCTACTAATGTTCCTATGTGAACTGGTAAACAGTTGGCATGGAAGGGGTCTTTTACCATCACTCTGAAAAGACATCATATATTTTATGAATACAACTTTTTGCTTTGAATGATAAAGAGCCATAAACGAAgacacttctttttttattcagacGAAAGTCAACAAGATAAATATCTTGCTGTACTCTTTCATAGTTGGGAATGGTGTAAATCATCACTCAAAATTTatacacatgtaaacatggttgGCGTATTAAACAGTATTGAATTATTTGGTGAATAACTTTAAACCCATAATGAACTGCACTGTAAATGCTTAGTAGAAAGTAAAACAGCCTATAAACTAACCCACTgacttttctttacatttttacagcaggtacTTTCTTTATTGACAAATCATTTACAacatacaaaaaacaacataaaatataaatatggaaACTGTGGACACTTACGTTGACGTGAGTTTGTAGCACATCTTGAAATCACAGTTATAATAATGCCTCTCAGCAAGAGACACCACTACATCCAAGTTGTCCTGAAGACCTTCGACCATGTCTGGCACCACCAAATCACTGGGCTTGTTATACTGCAAAGGGACAGGAGGACCAATCGTATGTGTTTatgaaaccagaaaaaaaatatcacaaataaaaacagtgcaaaAACTCTGCCCCATAATCTGGGATAAAGCTCATTTAGGATGGACTGAGAAAGAAGGGAAAACTATTGTGTGGTCTAGTGAAATTCTTTCagggacaaacaaacaaacaaataaataatttaaggcTGTTTTAaggtattaaatgcatattTGCAAAATCAAgacttttaagactttttagGACCCCACGGGATCCCTGTAAATGACTTTGCTTGGTTTTAAAATTGTGATAAgttgatttattaaaataaaattaaacagatgtttgctaattaaaagcaaatatttttttttgtttattatctgTAACTGCATTTAACAGAGGTCCAGTAGCTTTGGAAATGGGGTCGTATAACAACAtaggttaaaaaagaaagaaaaaagaaattctggTTTTGGCCCTTTTCAGTGACTAATACATGCACTGTTATATTTTCCCATACTCACtttctcttaaaaaaacaaacaacaaaaaaaagcaacaaacaaaTGTAGAATTACCCACCTTCTTTAACTTATTCTCAAAAAGGAAGTGTAACAACTCCTCCTCCCCGTCAGTGCACTGCTGACTCAAAGGAAGCGAGTCAAGgaattctttttcttaaaagagAAATGGCATGTTACATACAGAACATTACATACAGTCATTACACAgctcataaaaaaaagatgtgaagaTGAACCCACATTATTTCCACACTTTAACCTTACCTTCCTGTGCAGTCAACATGTGATGGGCCGTTAGAAGGTCAAAGGCTTCAAAGCAGTACACATCTAGTTTCAAGGCCTCTTTGTAGCTGGAGGTGGCCAGTGGCCTGTTGTCCATGGCATCATAGATCTTACCCCGCAGGAGGCAGATGGAGCTGCTGATCTGAAATATTACAAAGAGGAAACGAGAACAGAAAGTAACATTACTGATAATAATCTGAAATTAATGAGGTGTTACTACCAtccatgacataaaaaaaattaacagctgTCTGAAAGAACATGTTTGGCCAACATGTGAGGTAAGATTAGAGGCAGAAATCTACCACACACAGATGTCATGACAGTTGTCTTTACTTTTACTATAAATTACTCTTAACAGATTAGGTGAGTGCAAACATTTGCCTGGTACTTCACATCAGAGATGGGACTTGGGTCTGGGACTAAGACTCGAGTTGCACTTGAGTCGCATTTTCAGAGACTTGACTTAACTTGGACTCACACTCAAAACACTTGCAACTCGACTCAGACTCGTAATTTAACGCTTGTGAACaatcttttattttcaatattttcctCCCAATCTCGT
Protein-coding sequences here:
- the cdc16 gene encoding cell division cycle protein 16 homolog, with product MNLDRLRKRVRHYIDQQQYQSALFWADKIASLSHEDPQDIYWLAQCLYLTSQYHRASHALRSRKLDKLYGACQYLAARCHYAAKEFQQALDILDAEETDNSKLLDRGGKEDNGTDSTKDWDMSPASISSSICLLRGKIYDAMDNRPLATSSYKEALKLDVYCFEAFDLLTAHHMLTAQEEKEFLDSLPLSQQCTDGEEELLHFLFENKLKKYNKPSDLVVPDMVEGLQDNLDVVVSLAERHYYNCDFKMCYKLTSTVMVKDPFHANCLPVHIGTLVELGKANELFYLSHKLVDLYPNNPVSWFAVGCYYLMVGHKNEHARRYLSKATTLERTYGPAWIAYGHSFAVESEHDQAMAAYFTAAQLMKGCHLPMLYIGLEYGLTNNSKLAERFFSQALSIAPEDPFVIHEVAVVAFQNGDWKTAERLFLDAMEKIKAIGNEVTVDKWEPLLNNLGHVCRKLKKYDQALEYHRQALVLIPQHASTYTAIGYVHTLMGDFESAIDYFHTALGLKRDDTFSVTMLGHCIEMYIGDTDAFIGTDIDDKVRGNLSAPALMKMLNAAEPADSLASPKLEETNTSSLETPVSNQDKMMLETPLRLSLTLECDMYESDMMLDTLSDTST